The Arthrobacter burdickii genome window below encodes:
- a CDS encoding 2'-5' RNA ligase family protein, translated as MGITIPIPEPLAGDLEAWRASFGDPLAAVVPPHITLITTTPASDWDATIDHVRAVARQQRPFEVRLRSTGSFRPVSPVVFLNLVEGFDECVDLHAKLQRGPLERDLDFPFHPHVTVAHDVSEAGMDAAVEELHAFEASFEVRSMGLYEHVPSGLWKLREELHFGQVADGSEAAAG; from the coding sequence GTGGGGATCACCATACCCATCCCGGAGCCCCTCGCCGGCGACCTGGAGGCGTGGAGGGCGTCCTTCGGCGACCCCCTGGCGGCGGTCGTCCCGCCCCACATCACCCTCATCACGACGACGCCGGCGTCGGACTGGGACGCGACCATCGACCATGTGCGGGCCGTCGCCCGGCAGCAACGGCCCTTCGAGGTGCGCCTGCGCAGCACCGGGTCCTTCCGCCCGGTGTCACCGGTGGTGTTCCTGAACCTCGTCGAGGGTTTCGACGAGTGCGTCGACCTGCACGCGAAGCTCCAGAGGGGCCCCCTCGAACGCGACCTGGATTTCCCCTTCCATCCGCACGTCACCGTGGCGCACGATGTCTCCGAGGCCGGAATGGACGCGGCGGTCGAAGAGCTCCACGCCTTCGAGGCCTCGTTCGAGGTGCGGTCCATGGGCCTGTACGAGCACGTGCCGTCGGGGCTCTGGAAGCTGAGGGAGGAGCTGCACTTTGGCCAAGTCGCTGACGGCTCCGAAGCCGCCGCAGGTTGA
- a CDS encoding YihY/virulence factor BrkB family protein, which translates to MAKSLTAPKPPQVEQPSPASLPDLRRKVIDAQVRVGRLTRSGSGGTELLLARLDLAICRFYTLRPMRVVLLYNERRGPLMAAGLAYRLFFAIAALLVVGFAALGIVVAGDENLRELAVDALDRAVPGLIDRGEDGRGLVTPARLFDATSGLGWTIVVSSAVMLVTALGWIGGMRQAMRGIFALQPVAAPPVVLWLKDLGTLAVLGVIMLVTTGLGIVATNSLGALLALLELAAVSPVLTQVAGFAVMILLDILVAVVLFHSASAIEMPRRILLQGAVIAGIGTTLLRTFSAQILGTFGNNPLLLSFAVILALFIWFFLLSQVYLLATAWCAVGSADAENRAERERSAKGGTLRQRRRRKPGTGNPPT; encoded by the coding sequence TTGGCCAAGTCGCTGACGGCTCCGAAGCCGCCGCAGGTTGAGCAGCCGTCCCCGGCCAGCCTGCCCGACCTCCGCCGCAAGGTCATCGACGCGCAGGTGCGCGTCGGACGGCTGACCCGTTCCGGAAGCGGGGGCACCGAGCTCCTGCTGGCTCGGCTCGATCTTGCGATCTGCCGTTTCTACACCCTGCGACCCATGAGAGTCGTCCTGCTGTACAACGAGCGGCGGGGCCCGCTGATGGCGGCCGGGCTGGCCTACCGCTTGTTCTTCGCCATCGCGGCGCTGCTCGTCGTGGGATTCGCCGCGCTCGGCATCGTCGTCGCGGGGGACGAAAACCTCCGTGAGCTCGCCGTGGACGCCCTCGACCGGGCGGTGCCCGGCCTGATCGACAGAGGGGAGGACGGCCGGGGCCTCGTGACCCCTGCCCGTCTCTTCGATGCGACCAGTGGGCTGGGCTGGACGATCGTCGTCTCGTCGGCCGTGATGCTCGTGACGGCACTCGGCTGGATCGGCGGGATGCGCCAGGCGATGCGCGGGATCTTCGCGCTCCAGCCCGTTGCGGCGCCTCCCGTCGTGCTCTGGCTGAAGGACCTGGGCACGCTCGCGGTGCTCGGCGTCATCATGCTCGTGACCACGGGACTGGGTATCGTCGCCACCAACTCGCTGGGCGCACTCCTGGCCCTCCTCGAGCTGGCGGCAGTGAGCCCGGTGCTGACGCAGGTGGCAGGCTTCGCCGTGATGATCCTGCTGGACATCCTCGTGGCCGTGGTGCTGTTCCACTCGGCGTCGGCCATCGAGATGCCGCGCAGGATCCTGCTGCAGGGGGCGGTCATCGCAGGGATCGGGACGACGCTGTTACGCACCTTCTCAGCCCAGATCCTCGGCACCTTCGGCAACAACCCGCTGCTGCTGTCCTTCGCCGTGATCCTCGCGCTGTTCATCTGGTTCTTCCTCCTCAGCCAGGTGTACCTGCTGGCCACGGCCTGGTGTGCCGTGGGTTCGGCCGACGCCGAAAACCGGGCGGAGCGCGAGCGTTCCGCGAAGGGCGGCACCCTGCGCCAGCGACGCCGCCGGAAGCCGGGCACCGGGAACCCTCCCACCTGA
- a CDS encoding succinate dehydrogenase iron-sulfur subunit has product MSTETMEKEPASKIELSKDVAGGEIPTFDVTLKVRRYNPEVSDEAHWDEWQLTMYGTDRVLDALHKVKWEHDGSVSFRRSCAHGVCGSDAMRINGRNRLACKTLLKDLDTSKPILVEPIKGLPVEKDLIVDMEPFFQSYREIMPFLISKGHEPAKERLQSSEERDRYDDTTKCILCAACTSSCPVFWTDGQYFGPAAIVNAHRFIFDSRDDAGDMRLEILNDKEGVWRCRTTFNCSEACPRGIQVTKAISEVKQAILTRKV; this is encoded by the coding sequence ATGAGCACCGAAACGATGGAAAAAGAGCCGGCCTCGAAGATCGAGCTCAGCAAGGACGTCGCCGGCGGAGAGATCCCCACCTTCGACGTCACCCTCAAGGTCCGGCGCTACAACCCGGAGGTCTCGGACGAGGCCCACTGGGACGAGTGGCAGCTGACCATGTACGGCACGGACCGCGTGCTGGACGCCCTGCACAAGGTCAAGTGGGAGCATGACGGCTCGGTGTCCTTCCGCCGGTCCTGCGCCCACGGCGTGTGCGGCTCCGATGCCATGCGCATCAACGGCCGCAACCGCCTGGCCTGCAAGACGCTGCTGAAGGACCTCGACACGTCCAAGCCCATCCTCGTGGAGCCCATCAAGGGCCTGCCCGTGGAGAAGGACCTGATCGTGGACATGGAGCCCTTCTTCCAGTCCTACCGCGAGATCATGCCGTTCCTGATCAGCAAGGGCCACGAGCCCGCGAAGGAGCGCCTGCAGTCCTCCGAGGAGCGCGACCGCTACGACGACACCACCAAGTGCATCCTGTGCGCCGCGTGCACGTCCTCCTGCCCCGTGTTCTGGACCGACGGCCAGTACTTCGGTCCGGCCGCGATCGTGAACGCGCACCGCTTCATCTTCGACTCGCGCGACGATGCCGGGGACATGCGCCTCGAGATCCTCAACGACAAGGAAGGCGTCTGGCGCTGCCGGACCACCTTCAACTGCTCGGAGGCCTGCCCGCGAGGCATCCAGGTCACCAAGGCCATCTCCGAGGTCAAGCAGGCCATCCTGACCCGCAAGGTCTGA
- the sdhA gene encoding succinate dehydrogenase flavoprotein subunit produces MQVHKYDVVIVGAGGAGMRAAIESGQRAHTAVLTKLYPTRSHTGAAQGGMCAALANVEEDNWEWHTFDTVKGGDYLVDQDAAEVMAKEAIEAVLDLERMGLPFNRTPEGRIDQRRFGGHTRDHGKAPVRRSCYAADRTGHMILQTLYQNCVKHNVEFYNEYYVLDLLMVDQEVTVDGVTRIQKRVAGVVSYDLASGELHIFQAKSVVFASGGVGKVYKTTSNAHTLTGDGMGIAFRRGIPLEDMEFFQFHPTGLAGLGILLSEAARGEGAILRNSEGERFMERYAPTIKDLAPRDIVARSMANEVREGRGAGPNKDYVLLDLTHLEPAHIDAKLPDITEFARTYLGVEPYTEPVPVFPTAHYAMGGIPTNIQAEVLADNDTVVPGLYAAGEVACVSVHGSNRLGTNSLLDINVFGKRAGIAAAQYALTADFVEIPENPAAETELLLNRARSSEGGERVAQIRKELQDVMDANVQVFRTEQTLLEALRVIDTLEERYTRITVQDKGKRFNLDLLEAVELGFLLDMAKVMTAAALHRKESRGGHFREDYPERDDENFMTHSMAYKDPSATETSGVRLETKPVIFTRYQPMERKY; encoded by the coding sequence ATGCAGGTCCACAAGTACGACGTCGTCATCGTCGGCGCCGGTGGCGCAGGGATGCGCGCAGCCATCGAGTCGGGGCAGCGCGCCCACACCGCCGTCCTGACGAAGCTCTACCCCACCCGTTCGCACACGGGTGCGGCACAGGGTGGCATGTGCGCTGCACTCGCCAACGTCGAAGAGGACAACTGGGAGTGGCACACCTTCGACACCGTCAAGGGTGGTGACTACCTCGTCGACCAGGACGCCGCCGAGGTCATGGCCAAGGAGGCCATCGAGGCGGTCCTCGACCTCGAGAGGATGGGCCTGCCGTTCAACCGCACGCCCGAGGGTCGTATCGACCAGCGACGCTTCGGCGGCCACACCCGCGACCACGGCAAGGCCCCTGTCCGCCGGTCCTGCTACGCGGCGGACCGCACGGGCCACATGATCCTGCAGACGCTGTACCAAAACTGCGTCAAGCACAACGTGGAGTTCTACAACGAGTACTACGTGCTCGACCTGCTGATGGTGGACCAGGAAGTCACCGTCGACGGCGTGACCCGCATCCAGAAGCGCGTGGCCGGCGTCGTCTCCTACGACCTCGCCTCGGGTGAACTGCACATCTTCCAGGCGAAGTCCGTCGTGTTCGCCTCGGGCGGCGTCGGCAAGGTCTACAAGACGACGTCGAACGCCCACACGCTGACGGGCGACGGCATGGGCATCGCCTTCCGCCGCGGCATCCCCCTCGAGGACATGGAATTCTTCCAGTTCCACCCGACCGGCCTCGCCGGCCTGGGCATCCTGCTGTCCGAGGCGGCGCGCGGCGAAGGCGCGATCCTGCGGAACTCGGAGGGAGAGCGCTTCATGGAGCGCTACGCCCCCACCATCAAGGACCTCGCTCCGCGTGACATCGTGGCGCGTTCCATGGCGAACGAGGTCCGCGAGGGCCGTGGCGCCGGGCCGAACAAGGACTACGTCCTCCTCGACCTGACGCACCTCGAGCCCGCGCACATCGATGCGAAGCTCCCCGACATCACCGAGTTCGCCCGCACCTACCTCGGTGTCGAGCCCTACACGGAGCCCGTCCCCGTCTTCCCGACGGCGCACTACGCCATGGGCGGCATCCCGACCAACATCCAGGCCGAGGTCCTGGCCGACAACGACACCGTGGTCCCCGGGCTGTACGCTGCAGGCGAGGTCGCGTGCGTCTCCGTGCACGGCTCGAACCGCCTGGGCACCAACTCGCTCCTCGACATCAACGTCTTCGGCAAGCGCGCCGGCATCGCCGCCGCGCAGTACGCCCTGACGGCCGACTTCGTCGAGATCCCCGAGAACCCCGCGGCCGAGACCGAGCTGCTCCTCAACCGGGCACGCAGCTCGGAAGGCGGGGAGCGCGTCGCGCAGATCCGCAAGGAGCTGCAGGACGTCATGGACGCGAATGTCCAGGTGTTCCGCACCGAGCAGACTCTGCTCGAGGCGCTGCGCGTGATCGATACGCTGGAGGAGCGGTACACCCGCATCACCGTCCAGGACAAGGGCAAGCGGTTCAACCTCGACCTGCTCGAGGCCGTCGAACTCGGATTCCTCCTTGACATGGCGAAGGTCATGACCGCGGCGGCCCTGCACCGCAAGGAATCCCGCGGGGGTCACTTCCGTGAGGACTATCCTGAGCGTGACGACGAGAATTTCATGACCCATTCCATGGCCTACAAGGACCCGAGCGCCACCGAGACGAGCGGCGTCCGCCTTGAGACCAAACCGGTTATCTTCACCCGATACCAGCCCATGGAGCGTAAGTACTGA
- a CDS encoding succinate dehydrogenase hydrophobic membrane anchor subunit gives MATPTIDSPRSGRVTPGYSRTPGSRGNFEMVAWLFMRLSGAILLVMITVHLYVNLVAGDGITGVDFGFVAGKWANPIWQVWDLVLLWLSMLHGTNGVRVIINDYADKNSTRMWLKGVLYTATVVIVVLGTLVIFTFDPCPVIDGVAHVADYCPAS, from the coding sequence ATGGCTACCCCAACCATCGATAGCCCCCGTTCCGGCCGCGTCACCCCGGGCTACTCGCGCACGCCGGGGTCGCGCGGCAACTTCGAGATGGTCGCCTGGCTGTTCATGCGCCTCTCGGGCGCCATCCTCCTCGTGATGATCACCGTCCACCTCTACGTGAACCTCGTCGCCGGGGACGGCATCACCGGTGTGGACTTCGGCTTCGTCGCCGGCAAGTGGGCCAATCCGATCTGGCAGGTCTGGGACCTGGTACTGCTGTGGCTGTCCATGCTCCACGGCACCAACGGCGTCCGCGTGATCATCAACGACTACGCCGACAAGAACAGCACGCGGATGTGGCTCAAGGGAGTCCTCTACACGGCGACCGTCGTCATCGTGGTCCTCGGCACCCTCGTGATCTTCACCTTCGATCCGTGCCCCGTCATCGACGGAGTCGCGCACGTGGCGGACTACTGCCCCGCATCGTAA
- the sdhC gene encoding succinate dehydrogenase, cytochrome b556 subunit has protein sequence MPKTLTPAGTLYRGREGQWSWVAHRITGVVIFFFLLVHVLDTSLVRVSPEAYDAVIASYKNPIMGLGELGLVAAVMFHAFNGIRLILVDFWKDGPKYHRQMLWGVVGLWAVVMIAFSIRHLTHVFGG, from the coding sequence ATGCCGAAGACACTGACACCAGCAGGCACCCTCTACCGTGGCCGGGAAGGCCAATGGTCCTGGGTGGCCCACCGCATCACCGGGGTAGTGATTTTCTTCTTCCTCCTCGTGCACGTCCTGGACACATCCCTCGTCCGCGTTTCGCCCGAAGCCTACGACGCCGTCATCGCGTCGTACAAGAACCCGATCATGGGTCTCGGGGAACTCGGTCTCGTCGCCGCCGTCATGTTCCACGCCTTCAACGGGATCCGCCTGATCCTCGTGGACTTCTGGAAGGACGGCCCCAAGTACCACCGCCAGATGCTCTGGGGCGTCGTAGGCCTCTGGGCGGTCGTCATGATCGCCTTCTCGATCCGCCATCTCACGCACGTCTTCGGAGGTTAA
- a CDS encoding mannose-1-phosphate guanylyltransferase, with the protein MSTERAAARTPDNVLDRFHAVIPAGGTGTRLWPLSRAAAPKFLHDLTGSGSTLIRATYERLRPLCDGRIMVVTGIVHRRAVLAQLPEIEDLNLVLEAEPKDSGAAIGLAAAILHQRDPGIIMGSFAADHVIAPVEEFQDVVREAIHTAAQGYIVTIGIKPTHASTGFGYIRAGESLAVQGAPSAHAVVEFVEKPSQEVADSYLQGGNYSWNAGMFVAPVDLMLKHLSINEPELYSGLMEIAEAWDTPRRVEVARRVWPTLPKIAIDYAVAEPAAASGDVAMIPGDFNWDDVGDFAAIGRLNPAEENSELRVMGEGARVFSENASGIVVSDTKRVIALIGIDDVVIVDTPDALLVTTKEHAQEVKKAVERLRASGDTDVL; encoded by the coding sequence ATGAGTACCGAGAGGGCGGCTGCCCGGACCCCTGACAACGTGCTGGACCGCTTCCATGCCGTCATCCCCGCCGGAGGCACGGGCACGCGCCTCTGGCCGCTCTCGCGTGCGGCGGCGCCGAAGTTCCTCCACGACCTCACTGGATCGGGCAGCACCCTGATCCGCGCGACCTACGAACGCCTCCGTCCGCTGTGCGACGGCCGCATCATGGTCGTCACCGGCATCGTGCACCGGCGCGCCGTCCTCGCGCAGCTTCCCGAGATCGAGGACCTGAACCTGGTGCTCGAGGCCGAGCCGAAGGATTCCGGGGCTGCGATCGGACTCGCCGCAGCGATCCTGCACCAGCGGGACCCGGGCATCATCATGGGGTCCTTCGCCGCCGACCATGTGATCGCGCCGGTCGAGGAGTTCCAGGATGTGGTGCGCGAGGCCATCCACACGGCCGCGCAGGGTTACATCGTGACCATCGGCATCAAGCCGACGCATGCCTCCACGGGCTTCGGCTACATCCGGGCGGGTGAGTCCCTCGCGGTCCAGGGGGCGCCCAGTGCCCACGCCGTCGTCGAGTTCGTGGAGAAGCCCTCGCAGGAGGTCGCCGACAGCTACCTCCAGGGCGGCAACTACTCATGGAACGCCGGGATGTTCGTCGCCCCGGTCGACCTGATGCTGAAGCACCTGTCCATCAACGAGCCTGAGCTCTACAGCGGGCTCATGGAGATCGCGGAGGCCTGGGACACGCCCCGCCGCGTCGAGGTCGCCCGCCGGGTCTGGCCCACCCTGCCCAAGATCGCCATCGACTACGCCGTCGCCGAGCCCGCAGCGGCTTCCGGCGACGTCGCGATGATCCCCGGCGACTTCAACTGGGACGACGTCGGGGACTTCGCCGCCATCGGCCGCCTGAACCCGGCGGAGGAGAACAGCGAGCTCAGGGTGATGGGGGAGGGCGCCCGCGTGTTCTCCGAGAACGCCTCCGGCATCGTCGTCTCCGACACCAAGCGGGTCATCGCACTGATCGGCATCGACGACGTCGTCATCGTCGACACCCCGGACGCACTGCTCGTCACCACCAAGGAGCACGCCCAGGAAGTCAAGAAGGCCGTGGAACGGCTGCGCGCCAGCGGCGACACCGATGTCCTCTAG
- a CDS encoding amidohydrolase: METSSNQSPPVSRIGAALAPLLGELTGIRREIHRHPELSYKEHRTTDLIVDRLERAGLAPKRLEGTGAFVDIGQGPLRIGLRADIDALPIIEETGLPYASESTGITHACGHDIHTTVMLGVALVLADLNSDLPLPGTVRIIFQPAEEMMPGGAIDVIAQGVLTGIPRILALHCDPRIDVGLVGTRIGAITSASDTIRVELSGRGGHTSRPHLTEDLVFALAAIAVNVPAVLSRRIDVRSAVSVVWGQIHSGSAPNAIPAHGFMSGTLRCLDGEAWESAGEMLDRAVREVAAPFGVDVKLEHIRGVPPVVNQEAETGLLEAAARAELGSEAVVLTPQSMGGEDFAWMTQEVPGAMMRLGTRAPGGETYDLHRGDYAPDERAIESGIRVMTAAALQAVLGRHS; encoded by the coding sequence GTGGAAACGTCCAGCAACCAGAGTCCGCCGGTCTCCCGTATCGGGGCAGCCCTCGCGCCGCTGCTCGGTGAGCTGACCGGGATCCGGCGCGAGATCCACCGGCACCCGGAACTGTCCTACAAGGAACACCGCACGACGGACCTGATCGTCGACAGGCTCGAGCGTGCGGGCCTCGCTCCCAAGCGCCTCGAGGGTACCGGTGCGTTCGTGGACATCGGCCAGGGGCCCCTCCGGATCGGCCTGCGCGCCGACATCGACGCCCTGCCCATCATCGAGGAGACGGGGCTTCCCTACGCGTCGGAGTCGACGGGCATCACCCACGCGTGCGGCCACGACATCCACACGACCGTCATGCTCGGCGTCGCGCTCGTGCTCGCGGACCTGAACTCCGACCTGCCGCTTCCCGGGACGGTGCGGATCATCTTCCAGCCCGCCGAGGAGATGATGCCCGGCGGAGCCATCGACGTCATCGCGCAGGGGGTCCTCACCGGCATCCCGAGGATCCTGGCACTGCACTGCGACCCGAGGATCGACGTCGGGCTCGTCGGCACGCGCATCGGAGCCATCACCTCGGCATCCGACACCATCCGGGTCGAGCTCAGCGGACGCGGCGGCCACACCTCGCGCCCGCACCTGACCGAGGACCTCGTGTTCGCGCTCGCCGCCATCGCCGTGAACGTCCCGGCCGTCCTCTCACGCCGTATCGACGTCCGCAGCGCGGTGTCCGTGGTGTGGGGGCAGATCCATTCCGGCTCCGCGCCCAACGCCATTCCCGCCCACGGCTTCATGTCGGGGACGCTCCGCTGCCTGGACGGGGAGGCCTGGGAATCTGCGGGCGAGATGCTCGACCGCGCCGTGCGCGAGGTAGCGGCCCCCTTCGGTGTCGACGTGAAGCTGGAGCATATCCGCGGGGTACCGCCGGTGGTGAACCAGGAGGCCGAGACGGGACTCCTCGAGGCCGCCGCACGCGCGGAACTCGGGTCGGAGGCCGTGGTCCTGACCCCGCAGTCGATGGGCGGCGAGGACTTCGCCTGGATGACGCAGGAGGTGCCCGGCGCCATGATGCGGCTCGGGACACGCGCGCCCGGCGGGGAGACGTACGACCTCCACCGCGGCGACTACGCGCCGGACGAGCGCGCCATCGAGAGCGGGATCCGCGTGATGACAGCCGCCGCACTGCAGGCCGTGCTCGGACGCCACTCCTGA
- a CDS encoding BMP family lipoprotein has product MKNSLRKFSRGTGLSAAVLGVSALVLSGCGAPPAEDSAGGGASAEANSDYLGCIVSDSGGFDDRSFNQSSYEGLKKAEADLGIKINQAESQAETDFGPNVDTMVQGGCNLTVTVGFLLADTTKAAAEANPESHFAIIDDNSIDLPNVKPIIYDTAQAAFLAGYAAAATSETGKVATYGGINIPTVTIFMDGFAEGVDHFNEETGGDVQLLGWDKESQNGTFVGNFEDAAAGKTNTQNFINEGADVIMPVAGPVGSGTLDAVTEANAAGKDVKAVWVDSDGYETAGKAEEFILTSVMKLMGGAVEDVVSADVEGTFDSTPYVGTLENGGVALAPFHDQEANVPADLQTKLDELKDQIISGEITVESAASPK; this is encoded by the coding sequence TTGAAGAACTCACTGCGCAAATTTTCGCGCGGAACAGGCCTGTCCGCCGCCGTTCTCGGCGTATCGGCCCTCGTCCTCTCCGGCTGCGGTGCGCCGCCTGCCGAGGATTCGGCCGGAGGTGGCGCGAGCGCCGAGGCGAACAGCGACTACCTGGGCTGCATCGTCTCCGACTCCGGTGGATTCGACGACCGCTCGTTCAACCAGTCCAGCTACGAGGGACTGAAGAAGGCCGAGGCGGACCTCGGCATCAAGATCAACCAGGCCGAGTCGCAGGCCGAGACCGACTTCGGCCCGAACGTCGACACGATGGTCCAGGGCGGCTGCAACCTGACGGTCACCGTCGGCTTCCTGCTCGCCGACACCACGAAGGCCGCCGCGGAGGCGAACCCGGAGTCCCACTTCGCGATCATCGACGACAACTCGATCGACCTGCCCAACGTCAAGCCGATCATCTACGACACGGCACAGGCCGCATTCCTCGCGGGCTACGCAGCCGCAGCGACCAGCGAGACCGGCAAGGTTGCCACCTACGGCGGTATCAACATCCCGACCGTCACCATCTTCATGGACGGCTTCGCCGAGGGTGTCGACCACTTCAACGAGGAGACCGGCGGCGACGTGCAGCTCCTCGGCTGGGACAAGGAGAGCCAGAACGGCACCTTCGTCGGCAACTTCGAGGACGCAGCCGCAGGCAAGACCAACACCCAGAACTTCATCAACGAGGGCGCCGACGTCATCATGCCGGTGGCCGGCCCGGTCGGGTCCGGAACGCTCGACGCCGTCACCGAGGCCAACGCCGCCGGCAAGGACGTCAAGGCCGTCTGGGTCGACTCCGACGGATACGAGACCGCCGGCAAGGCCGAGGAGTTCATCCTCACCTCCGTCATGAAGCTCATGGGCGGTGCCGTCGAGGACGTCGTCAGCGCCGATGTCGAGGGCACCTTCGACAGCACCCCGTACGTCGGCACCCTGGAGAACGGCGGTGTCGCACTGGCTCCGTTCCACGACCAGGAAGCCAACGTCCCCGCCGACCTGCAGACGAAGCTCGACGAGCTGAAGGACCAGATCATCTCCGGCGAGATCACGGTCGAATCCGCGGCCAGCCCGAAGTAG